The Nymphaea colorata isolate Beijing-Zhang1983 chromosome 5, ASM883128v2, whole genome shotgun sequence DNA segment aaaagaaacaagaccaCAAGTTAGAACTTCCAACAGAAACTCGAGGGCAGCATCCAAAGGAGAAACAACGTGCAACTATTACATTTATACTGTTTGTTTCAATTTCGAATTGAAGGAGGGAATAGGGGATCCTATCTGCTGTTGGAACACTGGATTTTAGAAGCAAAAGGAAGGTGAGAACAGACTTGGCTCCTCCTTTGAACGTCGTGCTCATCCGGACATAGCTGGTTATAGGCAACAAGGGCAAGCAAACAGCAAACTAAACCACCTTGATCTTTAACAATCTCGTTAAATAGGGAAATAGGATTCACAGAGCCAACCCCTATTCAACATGACGATAAGACGCTGGAACTGGGTAAAAGTAATTGGAACTCGAAGCACGAGGCTTACAGCATGTTTACTTTTTGTGCACGCCAACAGACAACCATGTAATGAGACCAAAACACGTAAAGAACAAGCTCATTTAATTGCTGTAAAGTTCTAACTGTGAAACCATCAATTACTgcgaaagaagaaggaaatacTTTCATGGAACATTGAAACAGTGACTAGATTTTGTATGCAAgctataaaaaaatcatcatataCATAATCTCTATTAGCAATGCTCATTCGTGTCTCTAACTGATGAGAATTATTCATTTGCTGTCCAAATTAGCTCCTTCGCCTTCTCTTCTTGCTGTTCTGCTGCTTCCTTTTGCCTCTCTTCTTGTCTTTACCACCTCCATGGTTATGGTCTTCCACCCTAGAAGCAGCTTCATCCTTTCTCAAGATATGCTTCACATCCAACATGCCATTTCTGAAATTACCTTGGCTAATTTTGAGCACTTGATCTTCTCGCCTGGTTTTCTGGCTTTTGCTAGTATATTTCCGAGGAATCTGATCAATAAGACCCTGGAAGAAGCATGGAGGAAGCTAAATTttagagacagagaaagagagagtccaCACCCAAGTCAATGACCTCATTCTCACTTAATGCTTAATGGACACCGCATATAGCGATGTCCCTGCCACCAAGTTTTTTGACAGATAGGGATCATCCAACTGTATTTACCATGACGGGATATAAGATCCAGAGTACTTATAACTTGTCAAGCCTTTTTACACACCATACTAACAGGATCCAGAATTTTTCTGCTAAACAAACCACACAAAGAAAGACATGGATACAAATCttactttttaattttgataagCAGCCCAATATGGGCATGCAGACGACATAAATCTGGTGCACACCTACCAAGTTTAGtgcgtgtatgtgtgtgtgtgtgtgcatgtgcacatATACCATTGGTGTATAAAATACCTCCTCAAATAATTTTTGCTCTTTTTCCTGCCTTTTTTTCATGATGTTCCTCCCCAAAATGACAGGCATCTTGCAATTCTTTTTAGGCTGTCATAAATGTACAACTATCAGTATATAATAATGTCAGACCTCTATAAAAATGATGCCATGATTTAACCGATAGAGGGATGAACACTCACCTTTCCACCTAGGGAAGCCACACTTTGGTCttccatcttcttcctttctttccaacTCAGTTGTGAAGATCCTAAGAAAACCTCACATATGTTAGGCACAAGAGACATTTGAAATTACACTTGACAAGACATAGAACAGTCAAAAGATACACACAACAAAATcacacacaaaagaaaagacGCACAATAACATCTGCTTTTTAACTTTTGCTAGATAAAGTTGATAACAGTATTGATGTGAAGTCATGATAATAGTATCACTGTGGCTTTATTTGATTCATGCGGCATTGCTTGCATTACGGGATATCATCAGTTTTGCTAAACAACATCCTTAGTTTCTGCATTTCGGTTTCGAGTGCACAGACTCATGTTAATTTGGAAAAGGCTCATAATTGATTTGCATTTCTTGTAATGAAATTAACTTCATCAGGGATTTATGGATTTAACTTCAG contains these protein-coding regions:
- the LOC116254770 gene encoding uncharacterized protein LOC116254770 isoform X3, whose amino-acid sequence is MYENQTSKKLIDNMDDKEEKKSFGKLLKAVELLGSSQLSWKERKKMEDQSVASLGGKPKKNCKMPVILGRNIMKKRQEKEQKLFEEGLIDQIPRKYTSKSQKTRREDQVLKISQGNFRNGMLDVKHILRKDEAASRVEDHNHGGGKDKKRGKRKQQNSKKRRRRS
- the LOC116254770 gene encoding uncharacterized protein LOC116254770 isoform X2, which encodes MLATHSHTHMKLKLKSGSISDMYENQTSKKLIDNMDDKEEKKSFGKLLKAVELLGSSQLSWKERKKMEDQSVASLGGKPKKNCKMPVILGRNIMKKRQEKEQKLFEEGLIDQIPRKYTSKSQKTRREDQVLKISQGNFRNGMLDVKHILRKDEAASRVEDHNHGGGKDKKRGKRKQQNSKKRRRRS
- the LOC116254770 gene encoding uncharacterized protein LOC116254770 isoform X1; amino-acid sequence: MVGFPQVVHDNSGSLALKLNHRSAAMERHNFMSGSISDMYENQTSKKLIDNMDDKEEKKSFGKLLKAVELLGSSQLSWKERKKMEDQSVASLGGKPKKNCKMPVILGRNIMKKRQEKEQKLFEEGLIDQIPRKYTSKSQKTRREDQVLKISQGNFRNGMLDVKHILRKDEAASRVEDHNHGGGKDKKRGKRKQQNSKKRRRRS